A stretch of the Streptomyces ortus genome encodes the following:
- a CDS encoding TRAP transporter large permease subunit encodes MGVVILLVMAAGVAAMLTRKLPTAFALVLLAVVIAFVAGAPLTGENSVIDTVLQEGAPALAATMIAIVLGSWLGKLLEETGVAATLVRKIVEFGGDRPVVVALGVLAVSALVGTVTGSAPAAMLAGLIGIPAMIAVGIPKVTAAGTILMGIAVGIPFELPLWQFFSTALELPVETVRGFMVKLFPFALVAAVLYVFVESRRRGVEHTWSLKSVQDKPRSPNRRQRLGDAPWYALLTPAVPLILALGFELAIIPSLLAGVLYALVTTTRPREMNKRLLRTLYGGFEVAAPPIALFIAIGILLAAVKLPGAVEALEPLVKAVSPQNAVLFVGVFTLLVPLCLYRGPLNVFGLGAGIAGVLISTGIYPAAVVLGMATSYNQVFGVADPTSTQTVWAAQYAGVSPQQVMVRTLPYVWAVALGGLCVTAATYL; translated from the coding sequence ATGGGTGTCGTCATCCTGCTCGTCATGGCCGCGGGTGTCGCCGCCATGCTCACCCGCAAACTGCCCACGGCGTTCGCGCTCGTCCTGCTCGCCGTCGTCATCGCCTTCGTCGCCGGCGCACCGCTGACCGGCGAGAACAGCGTCATCGACACGGTCCTCCAGGAGGGCGCCCCCGCGCTGGCCGCCACCATGATCGCCATCGTGCTGGGCTCGTGGCTGGGCAAGCTCCTGGAGGAGACGGGGGTCGCCGCCACCCTCGTACGCAAGATCGTCGAGTTCGGCGGGGACCGCCCGGTCGTCGTGGCACTCGGCGTCCTCGCCGTCTCCGCGCTCGTCGGCACCGTCACCGGATCGGCGCCCGCCGCCATGCTCGCGGGCCTCATCGGCATCCCCGCCATGATCGCGGTGGGCATCCCCAAGGTGACCGCCGCCGGGACCATCCTCATGGGCATCGCCGTCGGCATCCCCTTCGAACTGCCGCTGTGGCAGTTCTTCTCCACCGCGCTGGAACTGCCCGTCGAGACCGTCCGCGGCTTCATGGTGAAGCTGTTCCCGTTCGCCCTGGTGGCCGCCGTCCTGTACGTGTTCGTCGAGTCGCGGCGGCGGGGCGTCGAACACACCTGGTCCCTCAAGTCCGTGCAGGACAAGCCCCGTTCACCGAACCGTCGGCAGCGGCTCGGCGACGCCCCCTGGTACGCCCTGCTCACCCCGGCCGTACCGCTGATCCTCGCCCTGGGCTTCGAACTCGCCATCATCCCCTCCCTGCTGGCCGGCGTCCTGTACGCGCTGGTCACCACCACCCGCCCCCGCGAGATGAACAAGCGCCTGCTGCGCACCCTGTACGGCGGATTCGAGGTGGCGGCCCCGCCGATCGCCCTGTTCATCGCCATCGGCATCCTGCTGGCCGCGGTGAAACTCCCGGGCGCGGTCGAGGCACTGGAACCGCTGGTGAAGGCGGTCAGCCCGCAGAACGCCGTGCTGTTCGTGGGCGTCTTCACCCTGCTCGTGCCGCTGTGCCTGTACCGGGGACCGCTGAACGTGTTCGGACTCGGCGCGGGGATCGCCGGTGTCCTCATCTCCACCGGGATCTACCCGGCCGCGGTCGTCCTCGGCATGGCCACCTCGTACAACCAGGTCTTCGGTGTCGCCGACCCCACCAGCACCCAGACCGTGTGGGCCGCCCAGTACGCGGGCGTCTCCCCGCAGCAGGTCATGGTACGCACCCTGCCGTACGTGTGGGCCGTCGCGCTCGGCGGGCTGTGCGTCACCGCCGCCACCTACCTCTGA
- a CDS encoding TetR/AcrR family transcriptional regulator, which produces MSVGEPESAGPGRRDAEATKAAILRAARHLLARHAHADITLRAVAERAGVSPPLIMKYFGNKETLFARVMSFEEDAAALLDAPLADLGRHMVRHVLVSQSERGADPLLRIVFAPLQGTQGDTLRANFRTQVSDRLALRLDGPDAGLRAELAVGMLLGLGVMYGIARGGDVRAAPLDAVVARYAPAVQAHLTP; this is translated from the coding sequence ATGTCCGTCGGGGAGCCGGAGAGCGCCGGTCCGGGACGCCGGGACGCCGAGGCCACCAAGGCGGCGATCCTGCGCGCGGCCCGGCACCTCCTCGCGCGCCACGCCCACGCGGACATCACCCTCAGGGCGGTGGCCGAACGGGCCGGGGTCAGCCCTCCCCTGATCATGAAGTACTTCGGCAACAAGGAGACGCTCTTCGCACGCGTGATGTCCTTCGAGGAGGACGCCGCCGCTCTGCTGGACGCGCCACTGGCCGACCTCGGACGCCACATGGTCCGGCACGTCCTCGTCAGCCAGAGCGAACGCGGCGCCGACCCGCTGCTGAGGATCGTCTTCGCACCGCTCCAGGGCACCCAGGGGGACACACTCCGCGCCAACTTCCGTACCCAGGTGAGCGACCGGCTCGCCCTGCGCCTGGACGGCCCCGACGCCGGCCTGCGGGCCGAACTCGCCGTCGGCATGCTGCTCGGCCTCGGCGTGATGTACGGCATCGCGCGGGGCGGCGACGTGCGCGCGGCACCGCTCGACGCCGTCGTGGCACGGTACGCACCCGCTGTCCAGGCGCACCTGACACCGTGA
- a CDS encoding hydantoinase/oxoprolinase family protein, producing MTTHRIRVGIDVGGTFTDAVAVDATTLSLLGQVKVPTSHHHEDGVAHGIVEALDQLLQQVGRDPADVAFLAHGTTQATNALLEGDVATVGLIGIGTGPGAVLTRRLAALGRLELAPGKKLPLAYAHVADPDDTSAVRAAVEQVTAAGAEVLVATEPFAVDRPEGEQSVLETARAAGLPMTAAHEITSLYGLHKRTRTAVVNAAILPRMLATADLVDSSITKAGITAPLMVMRCDGGVMALDEMRRRPLLTVLSGPAAGVAGALMQERISEGVFLETGGTSTDISVVRRGKVAVRHATMLGRTSYLNALDVRTVGVGGGSMVRVDLTHGSQARLTAVGPRSAHIAGLPYACFADLDELRDATLATVRPMPDDPADHAVLDAAGGRYAITMTCAANALGRVPEGDFARCDQEAAKAAIAPLAAALGVDVPTAAARILDAGAEQVKSVVDKIVRDYRLDADTAVLVGGGGGAATVTPHLAALTGMEGRIARHNEVISPIGVALALVREQIERIIPGATQEQILAVRAEAEQAVVAQGAAADGVEVEVTVDPQTSTVRAIATGATELRTQDRSHSADDSERLAAAAASLKTDPDRVTVLAGTPAHTVYGTEVRRRLRATRHPVRVVDADGVVRLHAADAQVAATTVGAAPELLSNLVREATSYGDGGVRAPALRLLLGSRIADLSGVLEPQPLLALARSEMRDRAADEPVVAVVEVRS from the coding sequence ATGACCACCCACAGAATCCGCGTCGGCATCGACGTCGGCGGAACCTTCACCGACGCCGTGGCCGTGGACGCCACAACACTGAGCCTGCTCGGCCAGGTCAAGGTCCCCACCAGCCACCATCACGAGGACGGTGTCGCCCACGGCATCGTCGAGGCGCTGGACCAACTGCTCCAGCAGGTCGGCCGCGATCCCGCCGACGTCGCGTTCCTGGCCCACGGCACCACCCAGGCGACCAACGCCCTGCTGGAGGGCGACGTCGCCACCGTCGGCCTGATCGGCATCGGCACCGGACCCGGCGCAGTCCTCACCCGCCGGCTCGCCGCCCTCGGCCGGCTCGAACTCGCCCCCGGCAAAAAGCTTCCGCTCGCCTACGCGCATGTGGCGGACCCCGACGACACGAGCGCCGTACGCGCCGCGGTCGAGCAGGTCACCGCGGCGGGGGCCGAAGTCCTCGTCGCCACCGAGCCGTTCGCCGTCGACCGGCCCGAAGGGGAGCAGTCCGTACTGGAGACCGCCCGCGCCGCCGGGCTCCCGATGACGGCCGCGCACGAGATCACCTCGCTGTACGGGCTGCACAAGCGCACCCGTACCGCCGTCGTCAACGCGGCCATCCTGCCGCGCATGCTCGCCACCGCCGATCTCGTCGACTCGTCCATCACCAAGGCGGGCATCACCGCGCCGCTCATGGTCATGCGCTGCGACGGCGGGGTCATGGCGCTCGACGAGATGCGCAGGCGCCCGCTGCTGACCGTGCTGTCGGGCCCGGCGGCCGGAGTCGCCGGAGCCCTGATGCAGGAGCGGATCAGCGAGGGCGTCTTCCTCGAAACGGGCGGCACCTCCACCGACATCAGCGTCGTACGCCGGGGCAAGGTCGCCGTCCGGCACGCCACGATGCTCGGCAGGACCTCGTACCTCAACGCCCTCGACGTCCGCACGGTCGGGGTCGGCGGCGGCTCGATGGTCCGCGTCGACCTGACCCACGGCAGCCAGGCCCGCCTCACGGCCGTCGGACCGCGCAGCGCCCATATCGCCGGGCTGCCCTACGCCTGCTTCGCCGACCTGGACGAACTGCGCGACGCCACCCTGGCCACCGTGCGCCCGATGCCCGACGACCCGGCCGACCACGCCGTCCTGGACGCGGCGGGCGGCCGGTACGCGATCACCATGACGTGCGCCGCCAACGCTCTCGGCCGCGTCCCGGAAGGGGACTTCGCGCGCTGCGACCAGGAGGCCGCGAAGGCCGCGATCGCCCCGCTGGCCGCCGCCCTGGGCGTGGACGTGCCGACGGCCGCCGCCCGCATCCTCGACGCGGGCGCCGAGCAGGTGAAGTCGGTGGTGGACAAGATCGTGCGCGACTACCGCCTCGACGCCGACACCGCCGTCCTCGTCGGCGGCGGGGGAGGAGCCGCCACCGTCACCCCGCACCTCGCGGCCCTCACCGGCATGGAGGGCCGGATCGCCCGGCACAACGAGGTCATCAGCCCGATCGGGGTGGCCCTCGCCCTGGTGCGCGAGCAGATCGAACGGATCATCCCCGGCGCCACCCAGGAACAGATCCTCGCCGTACGCGCCGAGGCCGAGCAGGCCGTCGTCGCCCAGGGCGCCGCCGCCGACGGAGTCGAGGTCGAGGTGACCGTCGACCCGCAGACCAGCACCGTCCGCGCCATCGCCACCGGCGCCACCGAACTGCGTACCCAGGACCGCTCGCACAGCGCTGACGACTCCGAACGCCTCGCCGCCGCCGCAGCCAGCCTCAAGACCGACCCCGACCGGGTCACCGTCCTCGCCGGCACACCCGCCCACACGGTCTACGGCACCGAGGTGCGCCGCCGGCTGCGGGCGACCCGGCACCCCGTACGCGTCGTGGACGCCGACGGTGTCGTACGGCTGCACGCGGCCGACGCGCAGGTGGCCGCCACCACCGTGGGCGCCGCCCCCGAACTGCTGAGCAACCTCGTCCGCGAGGCCACGTCGTACGGCGACGGCGGTGTCCGGGCGCCCGCGCTGCGGCTGCTCCTCGGCTCCCGTATCGCCGACCTCTCCGGAGTCCTCGAACCGCAGCCGCTGCTGGCCCTGGCCCGCAGCGAGATGCGCGACCGGGCCGCCGACGAGCCCGTGGTGGCCGTGGTGGAGGTGCGCTCATGA
- a CDS encoding exo-alpha-sialidase, translating into MSARPRTPVPPLRPAALLSALVALLAALLTAQTGTAGAATGTVLRNDTGLYPRAIRLAHSGSANGRVLSSVVTFSGDNGLGAVYESTDSGGSFRQVGAVGDPEAAGGQGLCCSTLFELPRAIGGLPAGTLLWAASVGQDETNRRMALRVFKSNDVGRTWSYLSTIATAGSTGGLWEPEFSVDASGRLVAHYSDETDAAHSQKLMAARTSNGTTWTGHHATVVSPLVSDRPGMAVVRKLGNGTYFMSYEICAASGQYQCVVHYRTSADGWDWSSGPFLGHRPETADGKYFKHAPTVAWSPEAGNPLGRLFLIGQVLYNKDGTVAAGNNRTVWVNSAGGSGTWREIPAPVTVASTVVDYCPNYSSALLPSADGTSLLEIATDWDGAICKPYFATKPVPSS; encoded by the coding sequence ATGTCGGCAAGACCACGCACCCCCGTCCCCCCACTCCGCCCGGCCGCGCTTCTCTCCGCGCTGGTCGCGCTCCTGGCGGCCCTGCTCACCGCGCAGACCGGCACGGCCGGCGCGGCGACCGGCACCGTCCTGCGCAACGACACCGGCCTGTACCCCCGGGCGATCCGTCTCGCGCACAGCGGGAGCGCCAACGGCCGTGTCCTGTCGTCGGTGGTCACCTTCTCCGGCGACAACGGACTCGGGGCCGTCTACGAGAGCACCGACTCGGGCGGATCCTTCCGCCAGGTGGGCGCGGTCGGTGACCCGGAGGCGGCGGGCGGGCAGGGACTCTGCTGCTCCACGCTCTTCGAACTCCCGCGGGCGATCGGCGGCCTGCCCGCGGGCACCCTGCTCTGGGCGGCCTCGGTCGGCCAGGACGAGACGAACCGGCGCATGGCCCTGCGCGTCTTCAAGAGCAACGACGTGGGACGCACCTGGAGTTACCTGTCCACCATCGCGACCGCGGGCAGCACCGGCGGCCTGTGGGAGCCCGAGTTCTCCGTCGACGCCTCGGGGCGGCTCGTCGCGCACTACTCGGACGAGACCGACGCGGCCCACAGCCAGAAGCTGATGGCCGCCCGCACCTCGAACGGCACGACCTGGACGGGCCACCACGCCACCGTCGTCAGCCCCCTCGTCTCCGACCGCCCCGGCATGGCGGTCGTCCGCAAGCTCGGCAACGGCACCTACTTCATGTCGTACGAGATCTGCGCCGCCTCCGGCCAGTACCAGTGCGTCGTGCACTACCGGACCTCGGCGGACGGCTGGGACTGGTCGAGCGGGCCCTTCCTCGGCCACCGGCCCGAGACGGCCGACGGCAAGTACTTCAAGCACGCCCCGACCGTGGCCTGGTCCCCCGAGGCCGGCAATCCCCTCGGGCGGCTCTTCCTGATCGGCCAGGTCCTGTACAACAAGGACGGCACGGTGGCCGCCGGGAACAACAGGACGGTCTGGGTCAACAGCGCGGGCGGCAGCGGTACGTGGCGGGAGATCCCGGCACCCGTCACCGTCGCGTCGACGGTGGTCGACTACTGCCCCAACTACAGCTCGGCCCTGCTGCCGTCGGCGGACGGCACCAGCCTGCTGGAGATCGCCACCGACTGGGACGGTGCCATATGCAAACCCTACTTCGCCACCAAGCCCGTCCCGTCCTCCTGA
- a CDS encoding glycoside hydrolase family 64 protein gives MRKMLVPLVAAAAVATGVTTVGPVSHAEAAVPTTIPLELKNSSGRGDQVYVYVIGTLLSTGQQGWADANGTFHAWPAGGNPPTPAPDASIAGPANGQTKTIRMPKFSGRVYFSYGQKLVFKLTTGGLVQPAVQNPSDPNANILFNWTEYTLNDGGLWINSTQVDMFSAPYAVGVKNAAGAVKTTGHLKAGGYNAFFNSLRSQSGGWANLIKTRSDGTVLRALAPGHGIEAGALPSTVMNDYINRVWTKYASSTLTVTPFADQPNTKYFGRVSGNVMNFTNSAGAVVTSFQKPDSDSVFGCYKNLDAPNDLVRGPISRTLCAGYNRSTLLSNPNQPDSGSANFYQDAVTNHYAKKIHEQMADGKAYGFAFDDVGAHESLVNDSNPNTAYITLDPFS, from the coding sequence ATGCGAAAAATGCTGGTGCCCCTGGTCGCCGCGGCGGCCGTCGCCACGGGAGTCACGACCGTGGGACCCGTGTCCCACGCCGAGGCCGCGGTGCCGACGACCATCCCGCTCGAACTGAAGAACAGCTCCGGGCGCGGCGACCAGGTGTACGTCTACGTCATCGGGACCCTGCTCTCGACCGGCCAGCAGGGGTGGGCCGACGCCAACGGCACGTTCCACGCCTGGCCCGCGGGCGGCAACCCGCCGACCCCGGCGCCCGACGCCTCCATCGCAGGACCGGCCAACGGCCAGACCAAGACGATCCGTATGCCGAAGTTCTCCGGCCGGGTCTACTTCTCGTACGGCCAGAAGCTGGTCTTCAAGCTGACCACCGGCGGTCTCGTACAGCCCGCTGTGCAGAACCCGTCCGACCCGAACGCGAACATCCTCTTCAACTGGACCGAGTACACCCTGAACGACGGCGGGCTGTGGATCAACAGCACGCAGGTCGACATGTTCTCGGCCCCCTACGCGGTGGGAGTCAAGAACGCGGCGGGCGCGGTCAAGACCACCGGGCATCTGAAGGCCGGCGGGTACAACGCCTTCTTCAACTCCCTGCGGAGCCAGTCCGGCGGCTGGGCCAACCTCATCAAGACCCGCTCCGACGGCACCGTCCTGCGCGCGCTCGCCCCCGGGCACGGCATCGAGGCCGGCGCGCTGCCGAGCACCGTGATGAACGACTACATCAACCGGGTGTGGACCAAGTACGCGAGCTCCACGCTGACGGTGACACCCTTCGCCGACCAGCCCAACACCAAGTACTTCGGCCGGGTCTCCGGCAACGTCATGAACTTCACCAACAGCGCCGGGGCGGTGGTCACCTCGTTCCAGAAGCCCGACTCGGACAGCGTCTTCGGCTGCTACAAGAACCTGGACGCGCCGAACGACCTCGTCCGCGGCCCGATCTCCCGCACCCTGTGCGCGGGCTACAACCGCTCCACGCTCCTCTCCAACCCCAACCAGCCCGACAGTGGTTCGGCCAACTTCTACCAGGACGCGGTGACCAACCACTACGCCAAGAAGATCCATGAGCAGATGGCCGACGGCAAGGCCTACGGCTTCGCGTTCGACGACGTCGGCGCCCACGAGTCGCTGGTCAACGACAGCAACCCCAACACGGCCTACATCACGCTCGACCCGTTCAGCTGA
- a CDS encoding MFS transporter: MQEPTPTESIPTEPTRAGRSTSPAGLRAGLTVPVLAYGGILMAVMQTAVVPLLPDLPRLTGSSAAAVSWTVTATLLAGAVLTPVLGRAGDMYGKKRVLLLALSLMTAGSVLCALTSDIRVLIAARALQGAAAAVVPLSISILRDVLPPERTVSAVALMSSTVGIGAALGLPLAALIVQYADWHTMFWVSAALGAAGLALAAWTVDESAVRHPGRFDTPGALGLATVLVCLLLAVSQGGEWGWGSMPVIGLFTGFVVALALWWWQQLRAERPLVDLRLAARPRVALPHLTALLVGFSFYANSLVTAQLVQAPEGTGYGLGLSIVGAGLCLLPSGVIMLFLSPVSARISLSRGPRVTLALGAVVIACGYGIRILDSRDLWVIILGGAIVSAGTALAYSALPTLILGAVPAAQTGSASGVNVLMRTIGQAVCSAAVAAVLVHHISPVGGLLLPSLRGYLLAFAMAGAVALAGCAMALAIPGSDERDKPGRWPRRRRGGPAAGNLLEGAGDA; the protein is encoded by the coding sequence ATGCAGGAGCCGACACCCACGGAGTCGATACCGACGGAGCCGACCCGCGCCGGGCGGTCCACCTCTCCGGCCGGGTTGCGCGCCGGGCTGACCGTCCCGGTCCTCGCGTACGGCGGCATCCTGATGGCGGTGATGCAGACCGCCGTCGTACCGCTGCTCCCCGACCTGCCACGGCTCACCGGGTCCTCCGCCGCCGCCGTGTCGTGGACCGTCACCGCCACGCTCCTCGCGGGCGCGGTGCTGACCCCTGTGCTCGGCCGCGCCGGAGACATGTACGGCAAGAAGCGCGTGCTGCTCCTCGCCCTCTCGCTGATGACGGCCGGGTCGGTGCTGTGCGCGCTGACCTCGGACATCCGGGTGCTGATCGCGGCGCGGGCGCTCCAGGGGGCCGCGGCGGCCGTCGTGCCCCTGTCGATCAGCATCCTGCGTGACGTGCTGCCGCCCGAGCGGACCGTCTCCGCCGTCGCCCTGATGAGTTCGACGGTCGGCATCGGCGCGGCGCTCGGCCTGCCGCTCGCGGCCCTCATCGTCCAGTACGCGGACTGGCACACCATGTTCTGGGTGTCGGCCGCGCTCGGTGCGGCGGGCCTGGCACTCGCCGCGTGGACGGTGGACGAGTCGGCCGTACGGCACCCGGGCAGATTCGACACGCCCGGCGCGCTCGGCCTGGCCACAGTTCTGGTCTGTCTGCTCCTGGCCGTCTCGCAGGGCGGTGAATGGGGCTGGGGGAGCATGCCGGTGATCGGGCTGTTCACGGGCTTCGTGGTCGCCCTGGCCCTGTGGTGGTGGCAGCAACTGCGCGCCGAACGGCCGTTGGTCGACCTCAGGCTCGCCGCCCGGCCGCGCGTGGCGCTGCCGCATCTGACCGCCCTGCTCGTCGGATTCTCCTTCTACGCCAACTCCCTGGTCACGGCCCAGCTCGTCCAGGCGCCCGAGGGCACCGGGTACGGACTCGGTCTGTCGATCGTCGGCGCCGGGCTGTGCCTGCTGCCCAGCGGCGTGATCATGCTGTTCCTATCACCGGTCTCGGCCCGTATCTCGTTGTCACGCGGCCCGCGTGTGACGCTCGCCCTCGGGGCCGTCGTCATCGCGTGCGGGTACGGCATACGCATCCTGGACAGCCGCGACCTGTGGGTGATCATCCTGGGCGGCGCCATCGTGTCGGCGGGCACCGCGCTCGCCTACTCGGCGCTGCCCACGCTGATCCTGGGCGCGGTGCCCGCCGCGCAGACCGGCTCCGCCAGCGGTGTCAACGTGCTGATGCGGACCATCGGCCAGGCCGTGTGCAGCGCCGCCGTGGCCGCCGTACTGGTGCATCACATCAGCCCGGTCGGCGGACTGCTTTTGCCCAGCCTGCGGGGCTATCTGCTGGCCTTCGCGATGGCCGGGGCGGTCGCGCTGGCAGGATGCGCGATGGCCCTGGCGATACCGGGGAGCGATGAGCGGGACAAGCCCGGCCGGTGGCCGCGCCGGCGGCGCGGCGGACCGGCGGCGGGAAATCTGCTGGAGGGAGCAGGAGACGCATGA
- a CDS encoding FAD-dependent oxidoreductase, whose translation MTAAGPPDTNCAPLTRRSVVTATGATVLAAGLTTATAVPATALSPAAAPSAAPAGIDPAAYTTVARAIVVFDKDDKSLVPSYLKAIESGLPSSGAKASKRVLIVGAGPAGLLAADLLNRVGHDVVVIEANDNRVGGRIKTFRKGGHENGEQPFADPHQYAEAGAMRLPESHPLLMALIKKFDLPRQEFLLVDVEVDNPAKRANRSWMHINGVHMRKAEYEQDPARINDTFGVTGPNRTRTAAAILADALEPAHLLIRGKEGTALVEGWVKVLKRYGHWSMYRYLTEVAGLDVRTIDLVGTVQNLTSRLHLSFLHSFLGSALIDPRTKFWELKGGTAKLVDALYAPVKGKVRLDRRAVRVERGNGKVRVHTVSEDCQTGKGGTTEVFEGDEVIVTVPFSGLRHVAFDPPLTYGKRRAITELHYDAATKVLLEFSQRWWEFTERQWEEALDSIEDGLYTKYRNGQVRDGRHLGAHRTVRDLGVTVPGDLKKCFGAFRPAVLDDPEAAHVRGGGSVSDNANRFMFFEHAHPMEGSAGGIVLASYSWSDDALKWDAYADEERYLRALAGVQAVFGRRCEVFFTTKCKTQSWMRDHYAYGEASVLFPGQHTELFPDIPTSEGPIHFAGCHTSIKPAWIEGALESAVRTALKVHTG comes from the coding sequence ATGACCGCTGCGGGGCCGCCCGACACGAACTGCGCACCGCTGACACGGCGTTCGGTGGTCACGGCGACCGGTGCCACGGTCCTCGCCGCCGGGCTCACCACGGCCACGGCCGTTCCCGCCACCGCGCTGAGCCCGGCCGCCGCACCCTCCGCGGCGCCGGCCGGCATCGATCCCGCGGCGTACACCACGGTCGCCCGCGCCATCGTGGTCTTCGACAAGGACGACAAGTCCCTCGTCCCGTCCTATCTGAAGGCCATCGAGAGCGGGCTGCCGTCGAGCGGGGCCAAGGCCTCGAAGCGGGTCCTGATCGTCGGGGCCGGTCCCGCCGGTCTGCTCGCCGCCGATCTGCTCAACCGGGTGGGCCACGACGTGGTCGTCATCGAGGCCAACGACAACCGCGTGGGCGGCCGGATCAAGACCTTCCGCAAGGGGGGCCACGAGAACGGCGAGCAGCCCTTCGCCGACCCCCACCAGTACGCCGAGGCGGGGGCGATGCGGCTGCCCGAGAGCCACCCCCTCCTGATGGCGCTGATCAAGAAGTTCGACCTCCCGCGCCAGGAGTTCCTGCTGGTGGACGTGGAGGTCGACAACCCGGCGAAGCGGGCCAACCGCTCCTGGATGCACATCAACGGCGTCCATATGCGCAAGGCCGAGTACGAGCAGGACCCGGCGAGGATCAACGACACCTTCGGCGTCACGGGCCCCAACCGTACGAGGACCGCGGCGGCCATCCTCGCGGACGCCCTCGAACCGGCACACCTGCTGATCCGCGGCAAGGAGGGCACGGCCCTCGTCGAGGGATGGGTCAAGGTCCTCAAGCGGTACGGCCACTGGTCCATGTACCGCTATCTCACCGAGGTGGCCGGGCTCGACGTCAGGACCATCGACCTCGTCGGCACCGTCCAGAACCTCACCTCCAGGCTCCATCTCTCCTTCCTGCACAGCTTCCTGGGCAGCGCGCTGATCGACCCCAGGACGAAGTTCTGGGAGCTGAAGGGCGGCACCGCGAAGCTCGTCGACGCGCTGTACGCGCCGGTCAAGGGCAAGGTGCGGCTCGACAGGCGTGCCGTGCGCGTCGAGCGCGGCAACGGCAAGGTGCGGGTGCACACCGTGTCCGAGGACTGCCAGACCGGCAAGGGGGGCACCACGGAGGTGTTCGAGGGCGACGAGGTGATCGTCACCGTGCCCTTCTCCGGGCTGCGCCATGTGGCCTTCGACCCGCCGCTGACGTACGGCAAGCGCCGGGCCATCACCGAGCTGCACTACGACGCGGCGACCAAGGTGCTGCTGGAGTTCTCCCAGCGCTGGTGGGAGTTCACCGAGCGGCAGTGGGAGGAGGCGCTGGACTCCATCGAGGACGGCCTGTACACGAAGTACAGGAACGGCCAGGTGAGGGACGGCAGGCACCTCGGCGCCCACCGGACCGTACGGGATCTGGGGGTGACCGTCCCCGGCGACCTCAAGAAGTGTTTCGGCGCCTTCCGGCCCGCCGTGCTCGACGACCCCGAGGCCGCTCATGTCCGCGGTGGCGGCTCGGTGAGCGACAACGCCAACCGGTTCATGTTCTTCGAGCACGCCCACCCGATGGAGGGCAGTGCCGGAGGTATCGTCCTCGCCTCCTACAGCTGGTCCGACGACGCCCTGAAGTGGGACGCGTACGCCGACGAGGAGCGGTATCTGCGCGCCCTCGCCGGGGTGCAGGCCGTCTTCGGACGGCGCTGCGAGGTGTTCTTCACGACCAAGTGCAAGACCCAGTCGTGGATGCGCGACCACTACGCCTACGGTGAGGCCTCGGTGCTCTTCCCCGGCCAGCACACGGAACTGTTCCCGGACATCCCCACCTCGGAGGGGCCCATCCACTTCGCGGGGTGCCACACGTCCATCAAGCCCGCCTGGATCGAGGGCGCCCTGGAGTCCGCCGTCAGGACGGCGTTGAAGGTCCATACGGGCTGA